The following proteins are encoded in a genomic region of Drosophila willistoni isolate 14030-0811.24 chromosome 3R, UCI_dwil_1.1, whole genome shotgun sequence:
- the LOC6650888 gene encoding plasma membrane calcium-transporting ATPase 2 isoform X5: protein MATIDGRPAQYGISLKQLRELMETRGREGVAKISEFGGIHELCKKLYTSPNEGLSGSKADEEHRRETFGSNVIPPKPPKTFLTLVWEALQDVTLIILEVAALVSLGLSFYKPADEDAPVLQEEEEHHGWIEGLAILISVIVVVIVTAFNDYSKERQFRGLQSRIEGEHKFSVIRGGEVCQISVGDILVGDIAQIKYGDLLPADGCLIQSNDLKVDESSLTGESDHVKKGTDVDPMVLSGTHVMEGSGKMIVTAVGVNSQAGIIFTLLGAAVDEQEAEIKKMKKGENDGRTPMKPTSHAPQAPPASRGGGDAIKSESDGNHVQQQSSTSAVETGHKKEKSVLQAKLTKLAIQIGYAGSTIAVLTVIILIIQFCIKTFVIDEKPWKNTYANNLVKHLIIGVTVLVVAVPEGLPLAVTLSLAYSVKKMMKDNNLVRHLDACETMGNATAICSDKTGTLTTNRMTVVQSYICEKLCKVLPTLNDIPQHVGNLITMGISVNSAYTSNIMHGQNPGDLPIQVGNKTECALLGFVQGLGVKYQSIRDEIPEDRFTRVYTFNSVRKSMGTVIPRPNGGYRLYTKGASEIIMKKCSFIYGHEGTLEKFTRDMQERLIREVIEPMACDGLRTISVAYRDFVPGKAAINEVHIDGEPNWDDEENIMTNLTCLCVVGIEDPVRPEVPDAIRKCQRAGITVRMVTGDNINTARSIASKCGILRPNDDFLILEGKEFNRRIRDSNGDIQQHLIDKVWPKLRVLARSSPTDKYTLVKGIIDSTVSENREVVAVTGDGTNDGPALKKADVGFAMGIAGTDVAKEASDIILTDDNFSSIVKAVMWGRNVYDSIAKFLQFQLTVNVVAVIVAFIGACAIQDSPLKAVQMLWVNLIMDTLASLALATELPTPDLLLRKPYGRTKPLISKTMMKNILGQALYQLVIIFGLLFVGDIILDIESGRGQELNAGPTQHFTIIFNTFVMMTLFNEINARKIHGQRNVIEGLFTNPIFYTIWIFTMISQVVIIQYGKMAFSTKALTLEQWLWCIFFGIGTLVWGQLITSVPTRKLPKILSWGRGHPEEYTDAMNLGEERFDSIDSDKKPRAGQILWIRGLTRLQTQVIGGELQERLIPVPYSKSNTDQAIRVVNAFRQGLDARYGEHTNTSLAEVLRKQTSLSKRLSETSSIEYADNIPDELTIPEIDVERLSSHSHTETAV from the exons ATGGCCACAATCGATGGAAGACCTGCGCAATATGGGATATCACTTAAGCAATTACGCGAGCTCATGGAGACTCGCGGGAGGGAAGGTGTAGCAAAAATCAGCGAATTCGGTGGTATTCATGAGTTGTGCAAAAAGTTATACACATCTCCCAATGAAG GCCTGAGCGGTTCGAAAGCTGATGAGGAACATAGACGGGAGACATTCGGATCGAATGTAATACCACCGAAGCCACCGAAAACGTTTCTTACGCTAGTCTGGGAGGCCCTTCAGGATGTCACGCTTATTATCTTAGAGGTAGCTGCTTTAGTATCACTTGGTTTATCGTTTTACAAACCCGCCGATGAGGATGCGC CTGTACtgcaagaagaagaagaacaccACGGTTGGATCGAGGGTCTTGCGATTTTAATCTCCGTTATTGTGGTTGTTATAGTGACGGCCTTCAATGATTACTCCAAGGAAAGACAGTTCCGTGGCTTACAAAGCCGCATTGAAGGCGAGCACAAGTTCTCCGTTATTCGTGGAGGTGAAGTGTGCCAAATATCGGTTGGTGACATACTTGTGGGCGATATTGCTCAGATCAAGTATGGTGATCTATTACCGGCCGACGGCTGCCTCATTCAAAGTAACGACTTGAAG GTGGACGAATCCTCACTAACTGGCGAGTCCGATCATGTTAAAAAGGGCACTGATGTCGATCCCATGGTCTTATCTGGCACACATGTTATGGAGGGTAGCGGAAAAATGATTGTTACCGCAGTCGGTGTCAACTCGCAGGCTGGCATTATATTTACCCTTCTTGGCGCAGCCGTCGACGAACAGGAGGCCGAGATTAAAAAGATGAAAAAGG GTGAGAACGATGGTCGCACGCCAATGAAACCGACGTCCCATGCTCCACAAGCTCCGCCCGCATCTCGAGGTGGCGGCGACGCAATTAAATCCGAGTCAGATGGCAATCATGTGCAACAGCAGTCGTCCACATCAGCTGTGGAAACGGGCCACAAGAAGGAGAAGTCTGTGTTGCAAGCGAAACTGACCAAATTGGCTATTCAAATTGGTTATGCTGGATCTACCATTGCCGTACTTACCGTCATCATTCTGATTATCCAGTTCTGCATTAAGACATTTGTCATTGACGAGAAGCCCTGGAAGAATACCTACGCCAATAATTTGGTCAAGCACTTGATTATTGGTGTCACAGTATTAGTGGTGGCTGTGCCCGAAGGTCTTCCGCTAGCCGTAACGCTATCGCTTGCCTATTCGGTGAAG AAAATGATGAAGGATAACAATTTGGTGCGTCATTTGGACGCCTGTGAAACGATGGGTAATGCCACTGCCATTTGCTCTGACAAGACTGGTACACTGACAACCAATCGTATGACTGTCGTGCAATCGTATATTTGCGAGAAACTGTGCAAAGTGCTGCCAACTTTGAATGATATACCCCAGCACGTGGGAAATCTGATCACCATGGGCATATCCGTAAACTCGGCCTACACGTCAAACATAATG CATGGTCAAAATCCCGGTGATTTGCCCATTCAAGTTGGCAACAAGACCGAGTGCGCCTTGCTGGGCTTCGTTCAGGGACTGGGCGTTAAATATCAATCAATTCGTGATGAAATACCCGAGGATAGGTTTACACGTGTCTACACATTTAATTCGGTGCGCAAGAGTATGGGTACAGTGATACCTAGACCTAACGGCGGATATCGACTATACACAAAGGGAGCTTCCGAAATCATCATGAAGAA GTGTTCCTTTATCTACGGTCATGAGGGAACTTTGGAGAAATTCACACGGGATATGCAGGAGCGATTAATACGAGAAGTTATTGAACCAATGGCTTGCGACGGTCTTCGTACTATTTCGGTTGCTTACCGCGACTTTGTCCCCGGAAAAGCAGCAATCAACGAAGTTCACATTGACGGAGAGCCAAACTGGGACGACGAGGAGAATATTATGACAAATCTCACCTGTCTCTGCGTCGTTGGAATTGAGGATCCAGTGCGCCCAGAAGTTCCCGATGCTATTCGTAAATGCCAGCGTGCAGGCATCACTGTCCGCATGGTCACTGGAGACAATATTAACACAGCCCGTTCCATTGCCAGCAAGTGCGGAATTTTGCGACCCAACGATGATTTTCTTATCCTGGAGGGCAAGGAGTTCAACCGACGTATTCGCGACAGCAATGGCGAT ATCCAGCAACATCTCATTGATAAAGTCTGGCCAAAGTTGCGTGTGCTGGCTCGCTCTTCGCCCACTGACAAGTACACATTGGTCAAAG GCATTATTGACAGCACAGTAAGCGAAAACCGTGAGGTCGTCGCTGTCACTGGCGATGGTACAAATGATGGTCCCGCATTGAAAAAGGCCGATGTTGGATTCGCCATGGGCATTGCTGGCACTGACGTTGCCAAGGAGGCTTCAGATATTATTCTTACCGACGACAATTTCAGCAGTATTGTGAAGGCAGTAATGTGGGGTCGCAATGTTTATGACTCGATCGCAAAGTTCTTGCAGTTCCAACTAACGGTTAATGTGGTTGCTGTAATTGTAGCATTTATCGGTGCATGTGCCATTCAGGACTCTCCGCTGAAA GCGGTGCAAATGTTATGGGTTAATCTGATTATGGACACTTTGGCTTCCCTTGCTCTGGCTACGGAACTACCGACTCCAGACCTCTTGCTGCGCAAGCCATATGGCCGCACAAAACCCCTAATCTCAAAGACCATGATGAAAAACATTTTGGGTCAAGCTTTATATCAGCTGGTTATCATTTTTGGACTTCTCTTCGTAG GAGATATTATCCTTGACATCGAGTCTGGACGTGGACAAGAACTTAACGCTGGGCCAACACAACATTTTACCATAATTTTTAACACCTTTGTTATGATGACATTGTTTAATGAAATCAATGCCAGAAAGATTCATGGCCAGCGCAACGTTATTGAGGGACTGTTTACGAATCCCATCTTCTACACGATTTGGATATTCACAATGATATCGCAG GTTGTCATTATTCAATATGGTAAAATGGCTTTCTCTACAAAGGCATTAACGCTTGAGCAATGGCTTTGGTGCATATTCTTTGGAATTGGTACACTGGTCTGGGGACAATTAATCACATCTGTGCCTACTAGAAAATTGCCCAAAATTTTATC ATGGGGTCGCGGTCATCCAGAGGAGTATACTGATGCCATGAATTTGGGCGAAGAACGCTTCGATTCCATTGATTCCGACAAGAAGCCCAGAGCAGGACAAATCCTGTGGATACGCGGTCTAACTCGCCTGCAAACTCAA GTAATAGGCGGCGAATTGCAAGAACGCTTGATACCGGTCCCATATAGCAAGAGCAACACTGATCAAGCT ATTCGCGTGGTGAACGCCTTCCGGCAAGGTCTCGACGCCCGTTATGGTGAGCACACCAACACTTCGCTGGCAGAGGTGCTGCGCAAGCAGACTTCGCTGAGCAAACGCCTTTCGGAGACATCTTCCATTGAGTATGCTGATAATATACCTGATGAGCTGACCATACCCGAAATCGATGTTGAGCGGTTATCATCCCACAGTCACACCGAAACAGCTGTGTAA
- the LOC6650888 gene encoding plasma membrane calcium-transporting ATPase 1 isoform X9, with translation MATIDGRPAQYGISLKQLRELMETRGREGVAKISEFGGIHELCKKLYTSPNEGLSGSKADEEHRRETFGSNVIPPKPPKTFLTLVWEALQDVTLIILEVAALVSLGLSFYKPADEDAPVLQEEEEHHGWIEGLAILISVIVVVIVTAFNDYSKERQFRGLQSRIEGEHKFSVIRGGEVCQISVGDILVGDIAQIKYGDLLPADGCLIQSNDLKVDESSLTGESDHVKKGTDVDPMVLSGTHVMEGSGKMIVTAVGVNSQAGIIFTLLGAAVDEQEAEIKKMKKEAKKANKQKSKSLTGENDGRTPMKPTSHAPQAPPASRGGGDAIKSESDGNHVQQQSSTSAVETGHKKEKSVLQAKLTKLAIQIGYAGSTIAVLTVIILIIQFCIKTFVIDEKPWKNTYANNLVKHLIIGVTVLVVAVPEGLPLAVTLSLAYSVKKMMKDNNLVRHLDACETMGNATAICSDKTGTLTTNRMTVVQSYICEKLCKVLPTLNDIPQHVGNLITMGISVNSAYTSNIMHGQNPGDLPIQVGNKTECALLGFVQGLGVKYQSIRDEIPEDRFTRVYTFNSVRKSMGTVIPRPNGGYRLYTKGASEIIMKKCSFIYGHEGTLEKFTRDMQERLIREVIEPMACDGLRTISVAYRDFVPGKAAINEVHIDGEPNWDDEENIMTNLTCLCVVGIEDPVRPEVPDAIRKCQRAGITVRMVTGDNINTARSIASKCGILRPNDDFLILEGKEFNRRIRDSNGDIQQHLIDKVWPKLRVLARSSPTDKYTLVKGIIDSTVSENREVVAVTGDGTNDGPALKKADVGFAMGIAGTDVAKEASDIILTDDNFSSIVKAVMWGRNVYDSIAKFLQFQLTVNVVAVIVAFIGACAIQDSPLKAVQMLWVNLIMDTLASLALATELPTPDLLLRKPYGRTKPLISKTMMKNILGQALYQLVIIFGLLFVGDIILDIESGRGQELNAGPTQHFTIIFNTFVMMTLFNEINARKIHGQRNVIEGLFTNPIFYTIWIFTMISQVVIIQYGKMAFSTKALTLEQWLWCIFFGIGTLVWGQLITSVPTRKLPKILSWGRGHPEEYTDAMNLGEERFDSIDSDKKPRAGQILWIRGLTRLQTQPAEPIRETEV, from the exons ATGGCCACAATCGATGGAAGACCTGCGCAATATGGGATATCACTTAAGCAATTACGCGAGCTCATGGAGACTCGCGGGAGGGAAGGTGTAGCAAAAATCAGCGAATTCGGTGGTATTCATGAGTTGTGCAAAAAGTTATACACATCTCCCAATGAAG GCCTGAGCGGTTCGAAAGCTGATGAGGAACATAGACGGGAGACATTCGGATCGAATGTAATACCACCGAAGCCACCGAAAACGTTTCTTACGCTAGTCTGGGAGGCCCTTCAGGATGTCACGCTTATTATCTTAGAGGTAGCTGCTTTAGTATCACTTGGTTTATCGTTTTACAAACCCGCCGATGAGGATGCGC CTGTACtgcaagaagaagaagaacaccACGGTTGGATCGAGGGTCTTGCGATTTTAATCTCCGTTATTGTGGTTGTTATAGTGACGGCCTTCAATGATTACTCCAAGGAAAGACAGTTCCGTGGCTTACAAAGCCGCATTGAAGGCGAGCACAAGTTCTCCGTTATTCGTGGAGGTGAAGTGTGCCAAATATCGGTTGGTGACATACTTGTGGGCGATATTGCTCAGATCAAGTATGGTGATCTATTACCGGCCGACGGCTGCCTCATTCAAAGTAACGACTTGAAG GTGGACGAATCCTCACTAACTGGCGAGTCCGATCATGTTAAAAAGGGCACTGATGTCGATCCCATGGTCTTATCTGGCACACATGTTATGGAGGGTAGCGGAAAAATGATTGTTACCGCAGTCGGTGTCAACTCGCAGGCTGGCATTATATTTACCCTTCTTGGCGCAGCCGTCGACGAACAGGAGGCCGAGATTAAAAAGATGAAAAAGG AAGCTAAAAAGGCGAACAAGCAAAAGAGCAAGAGTCTGACAG GTGAGAACGATGGTCGCACGCCAATGAAACCGACGTCCCATGCTCCACAAGCTCCGCCCGCATCTCGAGGTGGCGGCGACGCAATTAAATCCGAGTCAGATGGCAATCATGTGCAACAGCAGTCGTCCACATCAGCTGTGGAAACGGGCCACAAGAAGGAGAAGTCTGTGTTGCAAGCGAAACTGACCAAATTGGCTATTCAAATTGGTTATGCTGGATCTACCATTGCCGTACTTACCGTCATCATTCTGATTATCCAGTTCTGCATTAAGACATTTGTCATTGACGAGAAGCCCTGGAAGAATACCTACGCCAATAATTTGGTCAAGCACTTGATTATTGGTGTCACAGTATTAGTGGTGGCTGTGCCCGAAGGTCTTCCGCTAGCCGTAACGCTATCGCTTGCCTATTCGGTGAAG AAAATGATGAAGGATAACAATTTGGTGCGTCATTTGGACGCCTGTGAAACGATGGGTAATGCCACTGCCATTTGCTCTGACAAGACTGGTACACTGACAACCAATCGTATGACTGTCGTGCAATCGTATATTTGCGAGAAACTGTGCAAAGTGCTGCCAACTTTGAATGATATACCCCAGCACGTGGGAAATCTGATCACCATGGGCATATCCGTAAACTCGGCCTACACGTCAAACATAATG CATGGTCAAAATCCCGGTGATTTGCCCATTCAAGTTGGCAACAAGACCGAGTGCGCCTTGCTGGGCTTCGTTCAGGGACTGGGCGTTAAATATCAATCAATTCGTGATGAAATACCCGAGGATAGGTTTACACGTGTCTACACATTTAATTCGGTGCGCAAGAGTATGGGTACAGTGATACCTAGACCTAACGGCGGATATCGACTATACACAAAGGGAGCTTCCGAAATCATCATGAAGAA GTGTTCCTTTATCTACGGTCATGAGGGAACTTTGGAGAAATTCACACGGGATATGCAGGAGCGATTAATACGAGAAGTTATTGAACCAATGGCTTGCGACGGTCTTCGTACTATTTCGGTTGCTTACCGCGACTTTGTCCCCGGAAAAGCAGCAATCAACGAAGTTCACATTGACGGAGAGCCAAACTGGGACGACGAGGAGAATATTATGACAAATCTCACCTGTCTCTGCGTCGTTGGAATTGAGGATCCAGTGCGCCCAGAAGTTCCCGATGCTATTCGTAAATGCCAGCGTGCAGGCATCACTGTCCGCATGGTCACTGGAGACAATATTAACACAGCCCGTTCCATTGCCAGCAAGTGCGGAATTTTGCGACCCAACGATGATTTTCTTATCCTGGAGGGCAAGGAGTTCAACCGACGTATTCGCGACAGCAATGGCGAT ATCCAGCAACATCTCATTGATAAAGTCTGGCCAAAGTTGCGTGTGCTGGCTCGCTCTTCGCCCACTGACAAGTACACATTGGTCAAAG GCATTATTGACAGCACAGTAAGCGAAAACCGTGAGGTCGTCGCTGTCACTGGCGATGGTACAAATGATGGTCCCGCATTGAAAAAGGCCGATGTTGGATTCGCCATGGGCATTGCTGGCACTGACGTTGCCAAGGAGGCTTCAGATATTATTCTTACCGACGACAATTTCAGCAGTATTGTGAAGGCAGTAATGTGGGGTCGCAATGTTTATGACTCGATCGCAAAGTTCTTGCAGTTCCAACTAACGGTTAATGTGGTTGCTGTAATTGTAGCATTTATCGGTGCATGTGCCATTCAGGACTCTCCGCTGAAA GCGGTGCAAATGTTATGGGTTAATCTGATTATGGACACTTTGGCTTCCCTTGCTCTGGCTACGGAACTACCGACTCCAGACCTCTTGCTGCGCAAGCCATATGGCCGCACAAAACCCCTAATCTCAAAGACCATGATGAAAAACATTTTGGGTCAAGCTTTATATCAGCTGGTTATCATTTTTGGACTTCTCTTCGTAG GAGATATTATCCTTGACATCGAGTCTGGACGTGGACAAGAACTTAACGCTGGGCCAACACAACATTTTACCATAATTTTTAACACCTTTGTTATGATGACATTGTTTAATGAAATCAATGCCAGAAAGATTCATGGCCAGCGCAACGTTATTGAGGGACTGTTTACGAATCCCATCTTCTACACGATTTGGATATTCACAATGATATCGCAG GTTGTCATTATTCAATATGGTAAAATGGCTTTCTCTACAAAGGCATTAACGCTTGAGCAATGGCTTTGGTGCATATTCTTTGGAATTGGTACACTGGTCTGGGGACAATTAATCACATCTGTGCCTACTAGAAAATTGCCCAAAATTTTATC ATGGGGTCGCGGTCATCCAGAGGAGTATACTGATGCCATGAATTTGGGCGAAGAACGCTTCGATTCCATTGATTCCGACAAGAAGCCCAGAGCAGGACAAATCCTGTGGATACGCGGTCTAACTCGCCTGCAAACTCAA CCGGCGGAACCAATACGAGAGACTGAAGT GTAA
- the LOC6650888 gene encoding plasma membrane calcium-transporting ATPase 2 isoform X7, producing MATIDGRPAQYGISLKQLRELMETRGREGVAKISEFGGIHELCKKLYTSPNEGLSGSKADEEHRRETFGSNVIPPKPPKTFLTLVWEALQDVTLIILEVAALVSLGLSFYKPADEDAPVLQEEEEHHGWIEGLAILISVIVVVIVTAFNDYSKERQFRGLQSRIEGEHKFSVIRGGEVCQISVGDILVGDIAQIKYGDLLPADGCLIQSNDLKVDESSLTGESDHVKKGTDVDPMVLSGTHVMEGSGKMIVTAVGVNSQAGIIFTLLGAAVDEQEAEIKKMKKEAKKANKQKSKSLTGENDGRTPMKPTSHAPQAPPASRGGGDAIKSESDGNHVQQQSSTSAVETGHKKEKSVLQAKLTKLAIQIGYAGSTIAVLTVIILIIQFCIKTFVIDEKPWKNTYANNLVKHLIIGVTVLVVAVPEGLPLAVTLSLAYSVKKMMKDNNLVRHLDACETMGNATAICSDKTGTLTTNRMTVVQSYICEKLCKVLPTLNDIPQHVGNLITMGISVNSAYTSNIMHGQNPGDLPIQVGNKTECALLGFVQGLGVKYQSIRDEIPEDRFTRVYTFNSVRKSMGTVIPRPNGGYRLYTKGASEIIMKKCSFIYGHEGTLEKFTRDMQERLIREVIEPMACDGLRTISVAYRDFVPGKAAINEVHIDGEPNWDDEENIMTNLTCLCVVGIEDPVRPEVPDAIRKCQRAGITVRMVTGDNINTARSIASKCGILRPNDDFLILEGKEFNRRIRDSNGDIQQHLIDKVWPKLRVLARSSPTDKYTLVKGIIDSTVSENREVVAVTGDGTNDGPALKKADVGFAMGIAGTDVAKEASDIILTDDNFSSIVKAVMWGRNVYDSIAKFLQFQLTVNVVAVIVAFIGACAIQDSPLKAVQMLWVNLIMDTLASLALATELPTPDLLLRKPYGRTKPLISKTMMKNILGQALYQLVIIFGLLFVGDIILDIESGRGQELNAGPTQHFTIIFNTFVMMTLFNEINARKIHGQRNVIEGLFTNPIFYTIWIFTMISQVVIIQYGKMAFSTKALTLEQWLWCIFFGIGTLVWGQLITSVPTRKLPKILSWGRGHPEEYTDAMNLGEERFDSIDSDKKPRAGQILWIRGLTRLQTQIRVVNAFRQGLDARYGEHTNTSLAEVLRKQTSLSKRLSETSSIEYADNIPDELTIPEIDVERLSSHSHTETAV from the exons ATGGCCACAATCGATGGAAGACCTGCGCAATATGGGATATCACTTAAGCAATTACGCGAGCTCATGGAGACTCGCGGGAGGGAAGGTGTAGCAAAAATCAGCGAATTCGGTGGTATTCATGAGTTGTGCAAAAAGTTATACACATCTCCCAATGAAG GCCTGAGCGGTTCGAAAGCTGATGAGGAACATAGACGGGAGACATTCGGATCGAATGTAATACCACCGAAGCCACCGAAAACGTTTCTTACGCTAGTCTGGGAGGCCCTTCAGGATGTCACGCTTATTATCTTAGAGGTAGCTGCTTTAGTATCACTTGGTTTATCGTTTTACAAACCCGCCGATGAGGATGCGC CTGTACtgcaagaagaagaagaacaccACGGTTGGATCGAGGGTCTTGCGATTTTAATCTCCGTTATTGTGGTTGTTATAGTGACGGCCTTCAATGATTACTCCAAGGAAAGACAGTTCCGTGGCTTACAAAGCCGCATTGAAGGCGAGCACAAGTTCTCCGTTATTCGTGGAGGTGAAGTGTGCCAAATATCGGTTGGTGACATACTTGTGGGCGATATTGCTCAGATCAAGTATGGTGATCTATTACCGGCCGACGGCTGCCTCATTCAAAGTAACGACTTGAAG GTGGACGAATCCTCACTAACTGGCGAGTCCGATCATGTTAAAAAGGGCACTGATGTCGATCCCATGGTCTTATCTGGCACACATGTTATGGAGGGTAGCGGAAAAATGATTGTTACCGCAGTCGGTGTCAACTCGCAGGCTGGCATTATATTTACCCTTCTTGGCGCAGCCGTCGACGAACAGGAGGCCGAGATTAAAAAGATGAAAAAGG AAGCTAAAAAGGCGAACAAGCAAAAGAGCAAGAGTCTGACAG GTGAGAACGATGGTCGCACGCCAATGAAACCGACGTCCCATGCTCCACAAGCTCCGCCCGCATCTCGAGGTGGCGGCGACGCAATTAAATCCGAGTCAGATGGCAATCATGTGCAACAGCAGTCGTCCACATCAGCTGTGGAAACGGGCCACAAGAAGGAGAAGTCTGTGTTGCAAGCGAAACTGACCAAATTGGCTATTCAAATTGGTTATGCTGGATCTACCATTGCCGTACTTACCGTCATCATTCTGATTATCCAGTTCTGCATTAAGACATTTGTCATTGACGAGAAGCCCTGGAAGAATACCTACGCCAATAATTTGGTCAAGCACTTGATTATTGGTGTCACAGTATTAGTGGTGGCTGTGCCCGAAGGTCTTCCGCTAGCCGTAACGCTATCGCTTGCCTATTCGGTGAAG AAAATGATGAAGGATAACAATTTGGTGCGTCATTTGGACGCCTGTGAAACGATGGGTAATGCCACTGCCATTTGCTCTGACAAGACTGGTACACTGACAACCAATCGTATGACTGTCGTGCAATCGTATATTTGCGAGAAACTGTGCAAAGTGCTGCCAACTTTGAATGATATACCCCAGCACGTGGGAAATCTGATCACCATGGGCATATCCGTAAACTCGGCCTACACGTCAAACATAATG CATGGTCAAAATCCCGGTGATTTGCCCATTCAAGTTGGCAACAAGACCGAGTGCGCCTTGCTGGGCTTCGTTCAGGGACTGGGCGTTAAATATCAATCAATTCGTGATGAAATACCCGAGGATAGGTTTACACGTGTCTACACATTTAATTCGGTGCGCAAGAGTATGGGTACAGTGATACCTAGACCTAACGGCGGATATCGACTATACACAAAGGGAGCTTCCGAAATCATCATGAAGAA GTGTTCCTTTATCTACGGTCATGAGGGAACTTTGGAGAAATTCACACGGGATATGCAGGAGCGATTAATACGAGAAGTTATTGAACCAATGGCTTGCGACGGTCTTCGTACTATTTCGGTTGCTTACCGCGACTTTGTCCCCGGAAAAGCAGCAATCAACGAAGTTCACATTGACGGAGAGCCAAACTGGGACGACGAGGAGAATATTATGACAAATCTCACCTGTCTCTGCGTCGTTGGAATTGAGGATCCAGTGCGCCCAGAAGTTCCCGATGCTATTCGTAAATGCCAGCGTGCAGGCATCACTGTCCGCATGGTCACTGGAGACAATATTAACACAGCCCGTTCCATTGCCAGCAAGTGCGGAATTTTGCGACCCAACGATGATTTTCTTATCCTGGAGGGCAAGGAGTTCAACCGACGTATTCGCGACAGCAATGGCGAT ATCCAGCAACATCTCATTGATAAAGTCTGGCCAAAGTTGCGTGTGCTGGCTCGCTCTTCGCCCACTGACAAGTACACATTGGTCAAAG GCATTATTGACAGCACAGTAAGCGAAAACCGTGAGGTCGTCGCTGTCACTGGCGATGGTACAAATGATGGTCCCGCATTGAAAAAGGCCGATGTTGGATTCGCCATGGGCATTGCTGGCACTGACGTTGCCAAGGAGGCTTCAGATATTATTCTTACCGACGACAATTTCAGCAGTATTGTGAAGGCAGTAATGTGGGGTCGCAATGTTTATGACTCGATCGCAAAGTTCTTGCAGTTCCAACTAACGGTTAATGTGGTTGCTGTAATTGTAGCATTTATCGGTGCATGTGCCATTCAGGACTCTCCGCTGAAA GCGGTGCAAATGTTATGGGTTAATCTGATTATGGACACTTTGGCTTCCCTTGCTCTGGCTACGGAACTACCGACTCCAGACCTCTTGCTGCGCAAGCCATATGGCCGCACAAAACCCCTAATCTCAAAGACCATGATGAAAAACATTTTGGGTCAAGCTTTATATCAGCTGGTTATCATTTTTGGACTTCTCTTCGTAG GAGATATTATCCTTGACATCGAGTCTGGACGTGGACAAGAACTTAACGCTGGGCCAACACAACATTTTACCATAATTTTTAACACCTTTGTTATGATGACATTGTTTAATGAAATCAATGCCAGAAAGATTCATGGCCAGCGCAACGTTATTGAGGGACTGTTTACGAATCCCATCTTCTACACGATTTGGATATTCACAATGATATCGCAG GTTGTCATTATTCAATATGGTAAAATGGCTTTCTCTACAAAGGCATTAACGCTTGAGCAATGGCTTTGGTGCATATTCTTTGGAATTGGTACACTGGTCTGGGGACAATTAATCACATCTGTGCCTACTAGAAAATTGCCCAAAATTTTATC ATGGGGTCGCGGTCATCCAGAGGAGTATACTGATGCCATGAATTTGGGCGAAGAACGCTTCGATTCCATTGATTCCGACAAGAAGCCCAGAGCAGGACAAATCCTGTGGATACGCGGTCTAACTCGCCTGCAAACTCAA ATTCGCGTGGTGAACGCCTTCCGGCAAGGTCTCGACGCCCGTTATGGTGAGCACACCAACACTTCGCTGGCAGAGGTGCTGCGCAAGCAGACTTCGCTGAGCAAACGCCTTTCGGAGACATCTTCCATTGAGTATGCTGATAATATACCTGATGAGCTGACCATACCCGAAATCGATGTTGAGCGGTTATCATCCCACAGTCACACCGAAACAGCTGTGTAA